One window from the genome of Paramisgurnus dabryanus chromosome 20, PD_genome_1.1, whole genome shotgun sequence encodes:
- the irf1a gene encoding interferon regulatory factor 1a codes for MHQGRLRLRPWLEEQIESGRYPGVVWLDQSARVFQIPWKHAARHGWNIETDATLFRNWAIHTGRYKPGTDKPDPKTWKANFRCALNSLPDVKELQDRSIKKGHNAFRVYALLPHTKSLKRRRALRSVDTDTPPKNTALERFTETFWKFTDNGGSSTAEALRRDDLSRCIEQEKTSIYSRSSAISNTAHGLQLTTTDENEQTEAVLKIVDHLKNLDHWSPLCESDRCWRPPNPTWTECLCETMDFSGYPYQTDCKLHSTSSDQYD; via the exons ATGCATCAAGGGCGTCTACGGTTGCGACCGTGGCTAGAGGAGCAGATCGAGTCTGGCAGATATCCTGGAGTCGTGTGGTTAGATCAG TCTGCCAGAGTTTTCCAGATTCCCTGGAAACACGCAGCTCGACACGGCTGGAATATTGAGACAGATGCCACTCTGTTCCGAAACTGGGCCATCCACACAG GGAGATACAAGCCTGGCACAGACAAACCTGATCCCAAAACATGGAAAGCAAACTTTCGCTGTGCCCTCAACTCCCTGCCGGATGTCAAAGAACTTCAGGATAGAAGCATTAAGAAAGGTCACAATGCTTTCAGGGTTTACGCTCTACTGCCGCACACTAAATCACTCAAGAGACGTAGAG CATTGAGGAGCGTGGATACAGATACACCTCCAAAAAACACAGCGTTGGAGAGATTTACAG AGACCTTCTGGAAGTTTACAGATAATGGAGGAAGCTCCACAGCTGAAGCCCTCAGAAGAGATGATCTGTCCAGATGTATTGAGCAGGAGAAGACCTCCATCTACTCCAGATCTTCAGCCATCAGCAACACAGCTCACG GACTGCAGCTGACTACTACAGATGAGAATGAACAGACAGAAGCTGTGCTGAAG aTTGTGGATCACCTAAAAAATCTGGATCACTGGAGCCCTTTATGTGAGAGCGATAGATGCTGGAGACCACCAAACCCAACATGGACAGAGTGTCTAT GTGAGACGATGGACTTTTCTGGTTATCCCTACCAGACAGACTGTAAGCTTCACAGTACCTCTTCAGATCAATATGACTAG